In the genome of Yarrowia lipolytica chromosome 1B, complete sequence, the window TCCTGAAAGTCGCGATATTCGTCGCTTGCTATATATATGCGTCTTGCGATACATGCATTGTTCCGAGCGTATTCCCACATGAGCGATTTGACTCTGACAACGATGGTCTTGTGGGTGTATGTGTCTACGGTCTACGGGGTATTTATAGTTAGGTCGCTTTATGTTGTGCGTGtttgtacagtaaatacACTGTGGCACCATCTGAAGTATTGGACgcactgtatgtactgtacgtcGCGGACTGTGTCTATCGCAATTTCAAACAGGAGGGGGATATGACTTGTAATGGGCACCGAAGCGTGACACGAGCAAAGTCAGCTGATACAGAGTGGACCGGCTATAacttcacgtgatcaaggAAATCAGTTCGTCGAGTATTTTCAATCCATTTGACTCTGATCCAGCTCCTAAATCTCTCCTTTCAAGCGTAATAACAACTTCCGGAAAGTCGTAACCACATCCGCTGGTTTATACTGTAACTGCTGTGCAGCGGTGTTCATGTGGAGTGCACGCAGCTTGGcttacttgtacgagtgccGCTGGCTGAGTTTTGGGACATAGCCCAGCAGTGAGCTATCTCCGAAACCTTTGGGGGAGCTTGTTCTGGGAGATGTAATGAGAGTACTCGTAGGAAAATTGATATGGACGTGTCAATTATccgtctccatctctcttgTAAACGGCACTCCATCCATCGCCGATTGCCCTCATCTCCGGCCCTTATGCCCCCCACTAGATAATAAAGTTACGTTGCGCAAGCTCACATAATTACAACACATCCAGATATTGACGCACCTtacacaaccaccacaaccactACCACCAAATGGCGTCCACACCGTTCACAGTTAAGGCGCTGTTTGAATACACCAGTGATCATCCCGACGATCTGGTCTTCCAGCCCGGCCAAGTGATCACCGTCACCGccgtggaggacgaggaatGGTACTCGGGCAAGTACTCCGACAACGGAGTTGAGAAGGTCGGTCTTTTTCCCCAGAACTTCGTCGAAGCGTACACGCCGCCGGCTCCTGCTCGTCCCGCTGGAAGGCCCAAGCGAGAGTCCGTCATTTTGGAGCCCAAGCGAGAGTCTGTCATTGACCCTGACGAGTTCCATGAttccaaggaggacgtgGAGCCCGTGAAACCCGCCGAGCACTCAATTGGTGTCAGTAACACTCCCGCCGCTGCCTCCGCCGCTGCCGAGCCTGCCTCTGAGTCTGTTAGACAGGCCACTAACGCCATTCCGCCCCGCAACGCCAACaacgatgacgacgacgatgatgatgacgacgattGGGACACCCCTCGAGGCATGCCTGCACGAGCCGCTACCATGGACTCTCACGAGCCCAAGCCGCTGTCCAAGACCTCGACCtttgaccaccaccagccCTCCAAGGAGACACCTAAGGAATCACAGCCTAACGCCGACATcgagcagaaggagctgccTAAGGGCAAGTCGAAAACGGCATTCCTGGACGaggccaacaaggccgCCGCCGAGCCAGTGGCTTCAGGAGCTCCCACTCCCAAGCCTAAGTCCAACGCCTTCCGAGACAGAATCGCGGCTTTCAACAACCAGGCTGCTGAGGCTCCCAAGCCAGCTGCGCCTGCCCCAAAGCCCCGAAAGTTCGAGATCGGCCAGACTTCGTCTTACGTTCCCCCTCTTCCATCCAACCAGGTTCATCCTTCTGTCGAGGCAGCCCGGTATAATGCTCGGAGCGAGGAGCGAAAGACAGccgatgctgctgctgaccaacCCCAGGCCCACTCGCCTCCCCAACAACAAAAGGAGACATACGGAGACTCCTCGAGTGATGAAGAGGCCAAAGAAGAGGAACCAGAGGCTGTGGCCGAGGCTGAAGCACCCGGAGTGTCTCTGCGAGACCGAATTCGACTGCTGCAAGAACAGCAGGCGGCTGAGGCAGCTCGAGCTGAggcggctgctgctgctaaAAAGGAGCGAAAGGCCCGAAAAGAGCAGCAGACTAAGGAGTCTCCCTCAGTGCAACCCCAGACCACGGGAGGTACTTTGGAGAGAGTTGCCACCGGCGAGTCGATGCGATCTCTAGAGAAGCCTCTTTCGCGACGACAGTCGATGGACCGACGAGACTCGCTGGATCGACGAGACTctgttggtggagaagtaGGACGACCTTTGTCCATGTTGAGCCACGAGGCTGATGTGGATGAGGGagttgaggaggatgatgatgaggacGCTGCAACCGAGCGAACGCGTGCTCACCCTGGCGGTGTtcctgctggtgctgcGCCCGCTATGATGGgtgctcctgctcctgccatGATGGGTGCTCCGGCCCCTGGTGgacatgctgctggagaggaggatgacgatgacgacgatgacgactctgattccgacgacgaggaggcccGACGAATTGCCCTGCGTGAGCGAATGGCCAAGCTTTCTGGTGGTGGACATCTCGGTATGGGTATGATGGGTGGCCCTCCCGGTGGAGCCTTCGCTTTCCCCGGCCAGGCCTTCCCccaaaagaaggagaagaaggagaagaagaagaaggaggttcATCCCGACGAGGGTGACGAAGCCGCCCCTGTTGCTTCTGCACCTACTGTCCCAGCTGAGACAGCCGAGCCTGCACATGTCCCTACCTCTGCGCCATTGGCTCCTCCCCACGCCActtctcgagctgctcctcctgctccacctacagagcagcagcacacGTCTGCACCTGTGCCCCCTGTTGCCACTTTggttccttctcctgggGCACCTCCTGCTCCCATTGAGGTCAACTCTGACTCCGATGAGAAGGACTCCGATGACGAGGATGATGAGACTGAGGTTGAGTCTAGGTCAACTCTCCCCACCTCCGCCCCCGTGGGTGGTTCTCCTGCCGTGCCCTCCGTACCTCAACAGGGCGGCCCCGTGCCTGTGACTGCTGTCCCTCCTGCTAGCCACGGCGGAGAGCCTCCTGTGCCTGTCTCTTCGGTcccttgttctcctccCCCCCAGGATCATGTCAAGGAAAGAGAACCTAAGGACGCCTTCCGAATGAGTAGTCTGGGTAAGTCTCTGCCTCACACCGGAGACGAGACCGGAATGGGAGACGATGAGCACACCGAGTCGGATGCAAGCAGCATTTACCCCCAGCATCCTCGTAGACAGGACTCCACCAAGCGAGGTCCTTCCGCTCTCGGTGGAGCTCCTGTTCTGCCTCTTCCGGCTCTCCAGAAGCCCATCAGCCTTGATGGCGTAGTTTCTGGCCAGTACTCCAGTGACGAGGTGGGAGGATACGATGCTGATGAAGACACTGATTTGAACGCCAATCTCAgtgaggaagaggaggccCGAGGTGTCCACCATGGTACTATTCCTCCCCCTATTCCTCCCGCTGAg includes:
- a CDS encoding uncharacterized protein (Compare to YALI0B14971g, weakly similar to uniprot|O42854 Schizosaccharomyces pombe Hypothetical 170.5 kDa protein), producing the protein MASTPFTVKALFEYTSDHPDDLVFQPGQVITVTAVEDEEWYSGKYSDNGVEKVGLFPQNFVEAYTPPAPARPAGRPKRESVILEPKRESVIDPDEFHDSKEDVEPVKPAEHSIGVSNTPAAASAAAEPASESVRQATNAIPPRNANNDDDDDDDDDDWDTPRGMPARAATMDSHEPKPLSKTSTFDHHQPSKETPKESQPNADIEQKELPKGKSKTAFLDEANKAAAEPVASGAPTPKPKSNAFRDRIAAFNNQAAEAPKPAAPAPKPRKFEIGQTSSYVPPLPSNQVHPSVEAARYNARSEERKTADAAADQPQAHSPPQQQKETYGDSSSDEEAKEEEPEAVAEAEAPGVSLRDRIRLLQEQQAAEAARAEAAAAAKKERKARKEQQTKESPSVQPQTTGGTLERVATGESMRSLEKPLSRRQSMDRRDSLDRRDSVGGEVGRPLSMLSHEADVDEGVEEDDDEDAATERTRAHPGGVPAGAAPAMMGAPAPAMMGAPAPGGHAAGEEDDDDDDDDSDSDDEEARRIALRERMAKLSGGGHLGMGMMGGPPGGAFAFPGQAFPQKKEKKEKKKKEVHPDEGDEAAPVASAPTVPAETAEPAHVPTSAPLAPPHATSRAAPPAPPTEQQHTSAPVPPVATLVPSPGAPPAPIEVNSDSDEKDSDDEDDETEVESRSTLPTSAPVGGSPAVPSVPQQGGPVPVTAVPPASHGGEPPVPVSSVPCSPPPQDHVKEREPKDAFRMSSLGKSLPHTGDETGMGDDEHTESDASSIYPQHPRRQDSTKRGPSALGGAPVLPLPALQKPISLDGVVSGQYSSDEVGGYDADEDTDLNANLSEEEEARGVHHGTIPPPIPPAERAPPPIPQSPVTSAPPPIPTSPPASRAPPPIPQSPERGAPLPLLQPLSDQLLLPLPSGLQLLLLLPPVPGSPQVPPPRHASSARTPGFLEPPATPRSHAVPPPPPPHAPDAHHAPQPPSRAPPPPVPNASPPMPRHAPPPQAAPVPPALQHVPPPPQHAPAPPAPSGAPAPPVPTGVPVPPPHGTPPGAPAGAPPGLSRTSTSRRSRTSVDLHSGYLARDLDLGENSQWWLEPNGIPPALLQRVRAGEAIYEMEDNETHKRGGRTQLSRDIYVVYADYSQTTISAQWTTEGGATFEQSSTPPPSPWPQPKLEEAHKLNGRKMVDLAHRQFGQLVADGSLAPQCVASIKDAMPSIGGRAFGALVYANMGNATTQQYDEIRAGDVVVFRNASFSSKGGLGKKSSVVEVGVAVPHSGVVYEWDGTKRKLRVFEQHEKDLGTGSAKVKQESYRLADLKSGEVKVYRVVGREYVGWDN